The following coding sequences are from one Seonamhaeicola sp. ML3 window:
- the def gene encoding peptide deformylase, translating into MILPIVAYGDPVLKRKAKTISKDYPNLDTLLENMFETMYGAYGVGLAAPQIGLPIRIFLVDTEPFADDEDFSEEEKAQLKTFKRVFINANILKEEGDEWAFNEGCLSIPDVREDVFRQPTITVEYFDENFEKHTETFDGLIARVIQHEYDHIEGILFTDKLSSLKKRLIKGRLNNISKGKIKVDYRMRFPDQKKKR; encoded by the coding sequence ATGATATTACCTATAGTAGCCTATGGCGACCCCGTTCTTAAAAGAAAGGCAAAAACGATTTCTAAAGATTACCCCAATTTAGATACGCTTTTAGAGAATATGTTCGAAACCATGTATGGTGCTTATGGGGTTGGATTAGCTGCTCCGCAAATAGGGCTGCCTATTAGAATTTTTTTAGTAGATACAGAACCCTTTGCCGATGATGAGGATTTTTCAGAAGAAGAGAAAGCACAATTAAAGACCTTTAAGCGTGTTTTCATCAATGCCAATATTCTAAAAGAAGAAGGCGATGAATGGGCATTTAACGAAGGCTGTTTAAGTATTCCGGATGTTAGGGAAGATGTTTTTAGGCAACCAACTATAACTGTTGAGTATTTCGATGAAAATTTCGAAAAACATACCGAAACATTCGATGGACTCATAGCTCGTGTTATTCAGCATGAATACGACCACATAGAAGGCATTTTATTTACCGATAAACTTTCTAGTTTAAAGAAAAGATTGATAAAAGGAAGGTTAAATAATATCTCCAAAGGAAAGATAAAAGTAGACTACAGGATGCGCTTTCCAGATCAAAAAAAGAAACGTTAA
- a CDS encoding glycosyltransferase family 9 protein, which translates to MKILVIQQKMIGDVLTSSILFEALREKYPKAELHYLINSHTFPVVENNPFIDKFVFFTPETEKSKTKFFSFLKSIRKEKYDIVVDIYSKFSSNLVSLFSGAQTKISKYKWYTSAIYTHTFKEAKQPKTNAGLAIENRLQLLKPLISEDVKVFKPKIYLTNLEIEQAKKYLVDHGIDLTKPLFMIGVLGSGIQKTYPLHYMAKLLDFIITETKGQLLFNYIPSQIKDVKELYKLCKKETQEHIYLDVFGKSLRDFMGLTTHCNALIGNEGGAVNMAKALDIPTFAIFSPWIIKEAWNMFDDGIKNDSLHLKDFKPELFNQKTLKDIKKDYKNYYNLFTPEFILEKLRDFLKVI; encoded by the coding sequence ATGAAGATTTTAGTGATTCAGCAAAAAATGATTGGCGATGTGCTTACCAGCAGTATCTTGTTTGAAGCACTTAGAGAAAAATATCCCAAAGCCGAATTACACTATCTAATAAATTCCCATACTTTTCCAGTTGTTGAAAACAATCCGTTCATAGACAAGTTTGTCTTCTTTACCCCAGAAACAGAAAAAAGCAAAACGAAGTTCTTTTCGTTTCTTAAATCGATTAGAAAAGAAAAGTACGATATCGTTGTTGATATTTATTCTAAATTCTCAAGTAATTTGGTTTCGCTATTTTCTGGAGCTCAAACTAAAATCTCGAAATACAAGTGGTATACATCAGCCATTTACACCCATACATTTAAAGAAGCTAAACAACCTAAAACCAATGCCGGATTAGCAATTGAAAACAGATTACAACTTTTAAAGCCACTAATTTCTGAAGATGTAAAAGTATTCAAACCAAAAATCTATTTAACAAACTTGGAAATAGAACAGGCTAAAAAATACCTAGTAGACCATGGCATCGATTTAACTAAACCCTTGTTTATGATAGGTGTTTTAGGAAGCGGAATACAAAAAACCTATCCGCTTCATTATATGGCTAAGTTGTTGGATTTTATAATTACTGAAACTAAAGGGCAATTGTTATTCAACTATATACCTTCTCAAATAAAAGATGTAAAAGAGCTTTACAAACTTTGCAAAAAAGAAACCCAAGAACACATATATCTTGATGTATTTGGTAAGAGCCTAAGAGACTTTATGGGTTTAACTACACACTGTAATGCTCTAATAGGCAACGAAGGAGGTGCGGTAAACATGGCAAAAGCTCTAGACATCCCAACATTTGCTATCTTTTCACCTTGGATCATTAAAGAAGCCTGGAATATGTTCGATGATGGCATAAAAAATGATTCGCTTCACCTCAAAGATTTCAAGCCTGAATTATTCAACCAGAAAACCTTAAAAGACATAAAAAAAGATTACAAGAATTATTACAACCTCTTTACACCCGAATTTATATTAGAAAAGTTAAGGGACTTTTTAAAAGTTATTTAG
- the ruvX gene encoding Holliday junction resolvase RuvX, whose amino-acid sequence MARILAIDYGTKRTGLAVTDELQIIASGLTTVNTNELINYLKDYVSKETVELFLIGEPKQMNNTASQSEVFIVKFMEILKKEIPQIPIKRVDERFTSKMAFQTMIDSGLKKNQRKNKALVDEISATLILQSYLYSK is encoded by the coding sequence ATGGCAAGAATTTTAGCAATAGATTACGGTACCAAAAGAACAGGATTGGCAGTTACAGACGAACTTCAAATAATAGCCTCCGGTCTTACTACTGTTAACACCAATGAATTGATTAATTATTTAAAGGACTATGTTAGTAAAGAAACCGTAGAATTGTTTTTAATCGGTGAGCCCAAACAAATGAACAATACAGCATCGCAAAGCGAAGTCTTTATTGTAAAGTTTATGGAGATTCTAAAAAAAGAAATTCCTCAAATTCCAATCAAAAGGGTAGATGAGCGGTTTACATCCAAAATGGCATTTCAGACCATGATTGATAGCGGATTGAAAAAGAACCAACGAAAGAACAAGGCTTTGGTCGATGAGATTAGTGCAACCCTTATTCTTCAGAGTTATTTGTATTCTAAATAA
- a CDS encoding glycosyltransferase family 2 protein — protein sequence MKIDVSVIFTTYNQPEWLEKVLWSFEEQTYRDFEVIIADDGSGEDTADLIERLRGQLSYPIQHVWHPDRGFQKTAILNKAIVSSKGEYLVFTDGDCIARNDFLQVHVSKRKKGCFLSGGYFKLSMHISKLISRDDIETQRCFDIDWLKSNGLKASFKNNKITAKGFKEKLLNRFTPTTATWNGHNASGWKQDIIEANGFDERMQYGGEDRELGERLFNKGLKAIQIRYSAICLHLDHERGYVSPEMIENNKQIRALTKKNKVVRTAFGISK from the coding sequence ATGAAAATAGATGTATCTGTAATTTTTACAACTTACAATCAGCCGGAATGGTTAGAAAAGGTCCTGTGGAGTTTTGAGGAACAGACTTACAGGGATTTTGAAGTTATTATTGCAGATGATGGCTCTGGTGAGGATACTGCGGATTTAATAGAAAGGTTAAGAGGTCAGCTTAGTTATCCTATTCAACATGTTTGGCATCCGGATAGAGGTTTTCAAAAAACAGCTATATTAAACAAAGCAATTGTCTCTAGTAAAGGTGAGTATTTAGTTTTTACTGATGGTGATTGTATTGCGAGGAACGATTTTTTGCAGGTGCATGTAAGCAAAAGAAAGAAAGGTTGTTTTTTATCTGGTGGTTATTTTAAGCTTTCTATGCATATTAGCAAACTAATCTCCAGAGACGATATTGAAACACAACGATGTTTTGATATTGATTGGTTGAAAAGTAATGGTCTCAAGGCTTCATTCAAGAATAACAAAATAACAGCTAAAGGCTTTAAGGAAAAGTTATTAAATAGGTTCACACCAACAACAGCTACATGGAATGGGCATAACGCTTCAGGTTGGAAACAGGACATAATAGAAGCCAACGGTTTTGATGAACGTATGCAATATGGAGGTGAAGATAGAGAGCTGGGAGAGCGTTTGTTTAACAAAGGACTTAAAGCTATACAAATACGATATAGTGCTATTTGTTTGCATTTAGACCACGAACGTGGATATGTAAGTCCGGAAATGATTGAAAATAACAAACAAATTAGAGCCTTAACAAAAAAAAACAAAGTAGTTCGTACTGCTTTTGGTATTTCTAAATAA
- a CDS encoding 2,3,4,5-tetrahydropyridine-2,6-dicarboxylate N-succinyltransferase → MTELQQIIEAAWDNRELLKEEKTTNAIRTVIDLLDKGELRVAEPIEGGWQVNEWVKKGVVLYFPIQKMETIEAGPLEFHDKIPLKTGYAEKGIRVVPHAVARHGAYISPGTILMPSYVNLGAYVDEGTMVDTWATVGSCAQIGKNVHLSGGVGIGGVLEPLQAAPVIIEDNVFVGSRCIVVEGVHVEKEAVLGAGVVLTMSTKIIDVTGDEPVEMKGKVPARSVVIPGSYTKKFSAGEYQVPCALIIGKRKESTDKKTSLNDALRDNEVAV, encoded by the coding sequence ATGACTGAATTACAACAAATAATTGAAGCAGCTTGGGATAATAGAGAGCTTTTAAAAGAAGAAAAGACAACTAATGCCATTAGAACCGTAATAGACTTATTAGATAAAGGTGAATTACGAGTTGCCGAACCAATTGAAGGTGGTTGGCAAGTTAACGAGTGGGTTAAAAAAGGGGTTGTACTTTATTTCCCTATCCAAAAAATGGAAACTATCGAGGCTGGTCCTCTAGAGTTCCACGATAAAATACCATTAAAGACTGGCTATGCTGAAAAGGGAATTCGTGTAGTTCCTCATGCTGTAGCAAGACATGGCGCTTATATTTCTCCAGGCACAATTTTAATGCCTAGTTATGTTAACTTAGGTGCTTATGTAGATGAAGGCACCATGGTAGATACTTGGGCAACTGTTGGTAGTTGTGCTCAAATTGGAAAAAACGTACACTTATCTGGCGGTGTTGGTATTGGCGGCGTATTAGAGCCATTGCAAGCTGCACCTGTTATTATAGAAGATAATGTGTTTGTAGGTTCAAGATGTATCGTGGTAGAAGGTGTTCATGTTGAAAAAGAAGCAGTATTAGGTGCTGGTGTTGTTTTAACCATGAGCACAAAGATTATTGATGTTACTGGTGATGAACCTGTAGAAATGAAAGGTAAAGTTCCTGCTCGTTCTGTTGTAATACCAGGAAGTTATACTAAAAAGTTTTCTGCTGGCGAATACCAAGTACCATGTGCTCTAATTATTGGTAAACGTAAAGAAAGTACAGATAAGAAAACATCATTAAACGATGCCCTTAGAGATAACGAGGTAGCGGTTTAA